A single region of the Buchnera aphidicola (Cinara cuneomaculata) genome encodes:
- the leuD gene encoding 3-isopropylmalate dehydratase small subunit, giving the protein MQNFIKHVGIIVPLDISNIDTDIIIPKQFLQKIDRIGFGKKLFYNWRFLNSSKEENPNFILNQKNYRDASILLTRNNFGCGSSREHAVWALIDYGFKVIIAHSFSDIFINNCLNNRLLLISFPKKTIDKLFFILKKKLQIFCVIDLLKEIIKIDNYHFKFKINPIKKQSIMYGFDHIDHTLKHEKKINLYEKNNSMFNFY; this is encoded by the coding sequence ATGCAAAATTTTATAAAACATGTTGGTATCATTGTTCCGTTAGATATATCAAATATAGATACAGATATAATTATTCCGAAACAATTTTTACAGAAAATTGATAGAATTGGATTTGGTAAAAAATTATTTTATAATTGGAGATTTTTAAATTCTTCCAAAGAAGAAAATCCTAATTTTATTTTAAATCAAAAAAATTATCGTGACGCTAGTATTCTTTTAACTCGTAATAATTTTGGGTGCGGTTCTTCTAGAGAACATGCTGTGTGGGCTTTAATAGATTACGGATTTAAAGTAATTATTGCACATAGTTTTTCTGATATTTTTATAAATAATTGTTTAAATAATCGTTTATTATTAATTTCTTTTCCTAAAAAAACAATAGATAAATTGTTTTTTATACTAAAAAAAAAATTACAAATTTTTTGTGTAATAGATTTATTAAAAGAAATAATTAAAATTGATAATTATCACTTTAAATTTAAAATTAATCCTATTAAAAAACAGTCTATTATGTATGGATTTGATCATATCGATCATACTTTAAAACATGAAAAAAAAATAAATTTATATGAAAAAAACAATTCTATGTTTAATTTTTATTAA
- the leuC gene encoding 3-isopropylmalate dehydratase large subunit has product MKTTLYQKIFNSHLIHHKKNITPIIYIDLHLIHEVTSPQAFTGLKEKNRIVRRPNQTFATMDHNVPTHSRDINNSSYMAKKQMKALIQNCQDFKISCYSLTDINQGIVHVVAPEQGMTLPGMTIVCGDSHTSTHGAFGALAFGIGTSEVEHVLATQTLPQNYMKNMRIYIHGNQKENIYSKDIILKIINQIGTSGGVGYVVEFTGPIIQNMSMESRMTICNMAIELGAKSGLIQPDNTTYEYLKNKNFIPKNRSWKEYTKFWNLLKSGPKSIFEKDISIDISHLSPQITWGTNPSQVISINDKIPKLKDFKDKNKLEDVKRSLDYMGLKDGTSLVGIPVNKVFIGSCTNSRIEDLRIVASVVKNKIIASNVEALIVPGSGLVKKQAEKEGLDKIFKKSGFQWRHAGCSMCLGMNEDQLKPQERCASTSNRNFEGRQGINGRTHLMSPWLAAQTALYGKFVNIKNFSS; this is encoded by the coding sequence ATGAAAACCACATTATATCAAAAAATATTTAATTCACATTTAATACATCATAAAAAAAATATTACACCAATTATTTATATTGATTTACATTTAATACATGAAGTAACATCTCCTCAAGCATTTACAGGGTTAAAAGAAAAAAATAGAATTGTACGAAGACCAAACCAAACATTTGCCACCATGGATCATAATGTCCCTACTCACTCTAGAGACATTAACAACTCTTCTTATATGGCAAAAAAACAAATGAAAGCTTTAATTCAAAATTGTCAAGATTTTAAAATTTCTTGTTATAGTCTAACAGATATAAATCAAGGTATTGTTCATGTAGTTGCTCCCGAACAAGGCATGACATTACCAGGAATGACAATTGTTTGTGGAGATTCACATACATCAACTCATGGTGCTTTTGGAGCATTAGCATTTGGAATAGGAACTTCAGAAGTAGAACATGTTTTGGCTACTCAGACTTTACCTCAAAATTATATGAAAAATATGCGAATATATATACACGGTAATCAAAAAGAAAACATATATTCTAAAGATATTATCTTAAAAATAATTAATCAAATAGGTACATCTGGAGGTGTAGGATATGTAGTGGAATTTACTGGACCAATTATACAAAATATGAGCATGGAAAGTCGTATGACAATTTGTAACATGGCTATTGAATTAGGTGCGAAATCTGGTCTAATTCAACCGGACAATACTACCTACGAATATTTAAAAAATAAAAATTTTATTCCTAAAAATCGTTCTTGGAAAGAATATACAAAATTTTGGAATCTTTTAAAATCTGGGCCTAAATCTATTTTTGAAAAAGATATATCAATTGATATATCACATTTATCGCCACAAATTACATGGGGGACAAATCCGTCTCAAGTAATTTCTATTAATGACAAAATTCCAAAATTAAAAGATTTTAAAGATAAAAATAAATTAGAAGATGTTAAACGATCTCTAGATTATATGGGATTAAAAGATGGAACAAGTTTAGTTGGTATACCTGTTAATAAAGTTTTTATTGGATCATGTACAAATTCTAGAATTGAAGATTTACGAATAGTTGCTTCAGTTGTTAAAAATAAGATTATCGCAAGTAATGTAGAAGCTTTGATTGTCCCTGGATCGGGGTTAGTAAAAAAACAAGCCGAAAAAGAAGGTTTAGATAAAATTTTTAAAAAATCTGGTTTTCAATGGAGACATGCCGGATGTTCTATGTGTTTAGGTATGAACGAAGATCAATTAAAACCTCAAGAAAGATGCGCATCCACTAGTAATAGAAACTTTGAAGGAAGACAAGGAATTAATGGTCGAACACATCTCATGAGTCCATGGTTAGCTGCACAAACTGCCTTATATGGAAAATTTGTCAATATTAAAAATTTTTCTTCATAA